The sequence GACCTTCGACGCCGACGGCCGCATGACCGCGATGGGCGTGGGCCGACCAGGGGCGCTGCTCACCGCGCTGCAGCGCACGCTCGCGCTGGGCCTGTCCACGGCCGCGGCGCTCGGCCCCTTCACGCGCAACGTCGCCCGGCTCTTGCGACTCGATCGCGGGCACATCGGCGTCGGCGGCTGCGCCGACCTGCTCGCGCTCGACGACGATGGCACCCTGCACACGGTCGTGGCGCGTGGCCGCGTGTGGCTCCGCGATCGGCAGCCCATCCACACCGGCCCGTTCGAAACCGCCTAGCACCCGACGTCAGCAACTCCCATGTGTCCAGCAAAGGTCGATCCCAGCACTGACCGCGGCTTCATCGTCCCGGTCGGTGGTGCCGAGGACAAGCAACACGACGCAGTGATCCTGCGCCGTTTCGTCGAGCTCGCCGGCGGCGACGAGGCCCGCATCGCGGTCATCCCCACCGCGTCGCGTCAGAGCGACACCGGGGCCAGGTACGAGGGCATCTTCAGTGAGCTCGGTGCGGGGGCGGTGGACGTGCTCGCCTTCGACGAGCGCCGCGACGCCGATCGAGAGGACTGGAACCAGCAGCTCGCCAAGGCCACCGGCGTGTTCCTCACCGGCGGCAATCAGCTGCGCATCTCGACCATCCTCGGCGGCACCAAGGTGGCGCGACAGATCCGGGCGCTCAACGCCCGCGGCGTGATCGTCGGCGGCACCTCGGCCGGGGCCGCGATCCTCTCCGAGCACATGATCGCGTTCGGCGAGAGCGGCGCGACCCCGCGCGCGGGGCTGGTCTCGTTGGCGCCGGGCTTCGGCCTCACCAACCGCGTCATCATCGATCAACACTTCCGACAGCGCGACCGCCTGGGGCGGTTGCTGGCGGCGCTGGCCTACAACCCCTTCGCGGTCGGCCTCGGGCTCGACGAGGACACCGCGGCCTTCATCGACGCCGACGATGTCGTCGAGGTGGTCGGCGCCGGCGCCATCACGGTCGTGGATGCATCGTCGCTGGAGCACTCGTCGATGGGCTTCGCGAGCTCCGGCGACGCCATCTGCCTGACCAACGTGAAGCTCCATGTGCTCACGCCCGGCGGCAAGTTCGACCTGCGCACGCGCACCGCGACACCGCCACGCAGCTCGGAGTAGGCGCGCCGCATCTGCTATCGTGTTCGCGAGCGTGCCCCGCGATTCTCCTGCCATCGCCGCGTTCGTGACCGCTGCGGGCCTGTCCGGCGCGAGTCCCGGGGACGCATCGGCGCTCGCGGAGGCGACGGCGCGGGCCGCCGCCGCGCGGGCGGGCGTGGTGACCGAGCCCGAGGACTTCGCCGCGGCACTCGGCGCCAGCGTCGGCGACCACGACGACGTGGCGGCCGCGATCGCTGCGATCGCACGGATCAACCTCGGCGATCTATGGCTGGCCTGCGCGTGCGCCAAGGGTCAGCGCGCAGCGCTCGACCAGCTCGACGCCCTGCTGGCCTCGCTGCGCCCCACGCTCGCCCGCGTGGGCCTCGACGCCGGCGCCATCGACGAGCTGCTGCAGCAGCACCGCGCCCGGCTGCTGGTGCACGAGCGCGAGCGGCCGCCGCGGATCCTCGCGTTCCGTGGCCACGGCGATCTGCGCAGCTGGCTGAAGGTCGCACTGGTCCGCGAGGCGCTGCGATCGCAGCGACGTGGAGCCGCCGCCGACGCTGGTGACGACGACGAGCTCGAACACCTGATGTCGCCGGGGCCAGACCCGGAGCTCGCGGCGATGCTCGCGACCTACCGCGCGGGCTTCCGCGAGGCCTTCGGCCGCGCGCTCGCCCGCTTGCCGCCCCGAGACCGCAACGTGCTGCGCTACCACCTGCTCGAAGAGCTCGCGATCGACGACATCGGCGCGATCTACCGCGTACACCGAGCGACCGCGGCGCGATGGCTGGTCCGCATCCGCGAGCAGCTGCACGACGACACGCGCAGCGAGCTGCGGGCGACCCTTGCGCTCGCCGAACACGAGCTCGACAGCGTGCTGCGGCTGTTGCGTAGCCAGCTCGACGCCAGCATCGCC is a genomic window of Deltaproteobacteria bacterium containing:
- a CDS encoding cyanophycinase translates to MCPAKVDPSTDRGFIVPVGGAEDKQHDAVILRRFVELAGGDEARIAVIPTASRQSDTGARYEGIFSELGAGAVDVLAFDERRDADREDWNQQLAKATGVFLTGGNQLRISTILGGTKVARQIRALNARGVIVGGTSAGAAILSEHMIAFGESGATPRAGLVSLAPGFGLTNRVIIDQHFRQRDRLGRLLAALAYNPFAVGLGLDEDTAAFIDADDVVEVVGAGAITVVDASSLEHSSMGFASSGDAICLTNVKLHVLTPGGKFDLRTRTATPPRSSE
- a CDS encoding transcriptional regulator; this translates as MPRDSPAIAAFVTAAGLSGASPGDASALAEATARAAAARAGVVTEPEDFAAALGASVGDHDDVAAAIAAIARINLGDLWLACACAKGQRAALDQLDALLASLRPTLARVGLDAGAIDELLQQHRARLLVHERERPPRILAFRGHGDLRSWLKVALVREALRSQRRGAAADAGDDDELEHLMSPGPDPELAAMLATYRAGFREAFGRALARLPPRDRNVLRYHLLEELAIDDIGAIYRVHRATAARWLVRIREQLHDDTRSELRATLALAEHELDSVLRLLRSQLDASIARGLAPSAQ